One genomic region from Biomphalaria glabrata chromosome 7, xgBioGlab47.1, whole genome shotgun sequence encodes:
- the LOC129927353 gene encoding FMRFamide peptide receptor frpr-18-like → MANITEEGLLLTGTNDTFNGWVDAEVFNWFLIVNGFLLGLISLLGIIFNSVNVIVYSKMSQGDSVNIALLALCLAELGGSVVLLLMSCFSVPELTLSYLPVEYLISWLHILFSRVSSCLTAFVTLERYLCVAMPLKVKVLITSRRTTAMVSIIFVAMTTSIVPTYFARRIESVMISGTNRTMLIFISMDESSKNMENMSVTVNNVALLLAFAVVSISTMLLVVTLRKKSKWRSEVTSSLQSDVISARDKKVIKMIILIAVIFIVNYLPVVVSTAAMLSVPGYNVEGDYTIIFSITWGITFLLEGANATASIFVYLKMSSRYKCVLMTMLKFTSSVLTRLQNRTMV, encoded by the coding sequence ATGGCCAACATAACAGAGGAAGGCTTGCTGTTGACCGGTACAAATGATACATTTAACGGTTGGGTAGATGCCGAGGTGTTCAACTGGTTTCTCATCGTTAATGGGTTCCTTCTCGGCCTGATCAGCTTGCTCGGTATTATCTTCAATAGTGTTAACGTCATTGTCTACAGCAAGATGAGTCAGGGTGACTCGGTCAATATCGCTCTGTTGGCGCTGTGTCTTGCTGAGCTGGGCGGCTCCGTTGTCCTGCTGCTCATGAGCTGCTTCAGCGTCCCCGAGCTGACCTTGAGTTACCTGCCTGTAGAATACCTGATCAGTTGGCTTCACATCCTTTTCTCCCGCGTCTCAAGCTGCCTCACCGCTTTTGTCACGCTCGAGAGATACTTGTGCGTGGCGATGCCCTTGAAGGTGAAAGTTTTAATAACCTCGAGGAGAACGACGGCCATGGTTTCCATTATCTTTGTTGCTATGACTACCAGTATAGTCCCGACATATTTTGCTAGGAGAATAGAATCTGTCATGATCTCCGGAACGAATAGAACCATGCTAATATTCATCTCCATGGACGAAAGCAGTAAAAACATGGAGAACATGTCTGTCACGGTGAACAACGTAGCTTTGTTGCTGGCTTTCGCTGTAGTTTCCATCTCTACAATGCTTCTAGTGGTCAcactaagaaaaaaatcaaaatggcgCAGTGAGGTCACTTCCTCCTTGCAAAGCGACGTCATTTCCGCCAGAGATAAGAAAGTCATAAAGATGATAATTCTAATAGCTGTAATATTTATTGTGAATTACCTCCCCGTTGTCGTTTCTACAGCGGCCATGTTAAGCGTCCCTGGATACAACGTGGAGGGAGACTACACCATCATTTTCTCAATAACCTGGGGAATCACTTTCCTCCTGGAAGGCGCCAACGCAACTGCCAGTATATTCGTCTATTTGAAGATGAGTTCAAGGTATAAATGTGTACTCATGACAATGTTGAAATTCACCTCCAGTGTCTTGACTAGATTACAGAACAGAACCATGGTGTAA